A single Pseudodesulfovibrio aespoeensis Aspo-2 DNA region contains:
- a CDS encoding GGDEF domain-containing protein: MTPDKGHTTMDELEEVLSNFGMADDPNWVAVVLFVRNLLPRLSVYTDQKKAEIQHDILAELARCDFSRDHLEAVVAMLDMHIMQTIGALELEEALTQEKRSATELVNEMNMIIGSMQGHGERQNRKLNAFKEDTVGVIQSGGTRSHIVAKVRGMFQELIVEFREEARELQERTQALEHTANFDPLLTELHNRRALDAHVQASVLALRKGQGGPLSLMMIDVDHFKRVNDTFGHQAGDDVLHALARIITAHAIQYQGFAARYGGEELVVAVRNMPLDTAVLKAEALRMDVENYDFRTRTEGRLSEIPLQFTVSIGVAECRPDWDAARLISAADTAMYEAKAHGRNRVNAYRKP; this comes from the coding sequence ATGACGCCAGACAAGGGACACACCACCATGGACGAACTGGAGGAAGTCCTGTCGAATTTCGGCATGGCCGACGATCCGAACTGGGTCGCCGTGGTCCTGTTCGTGCGCAATCTCCTGCCCCGCCTCTCTGTCTACACCGACCAAAAAAAGGCCGAGATCCAGCACGACATCCTGGCCGAGCTGGCCAGGTGCGACTTCTCCAGGGATCACCTCGAAGCGGTGGTGGCCATGCTCGACATGCACATCATGCAGACCATCGGCGCTCTGGAGCTGGAGGAGGCCCTGACCCAGGAGAAGCGGTCCGCCACCGAGCTGGTCAACGAGATGAACATGATCATCGGCTCCATGCAGGGCCACGGCGAGCGGCAGAACCGCAAGCTCAACGCCTTCAAGGAAGACACCGTGGGCGTCATCCAGTCGGGCGGAACCCGCTCGCACATCGTGGCCAAGGTGCGCGGCATGTTCCAGGAGCTCATCGTGGAGTTCAGGGAGGAGGCCAGGGAGTTGCAGGAACGCACCCAGGCGCTGGAGCACACCGCCAACTTCGACCCCCTGCTGACCGAGCTGCACAACCGCCGCGCCCTGGACGCCCATGTCCAGGCCTCGGTCCTGGCCCTGCGCAAGGGCCAGGGCGGGCCGCTCTCGCTGATGATGATCGACGTGGACCACTTCAAGCGGGTCAACGACACTTTTGGCCACCAGGCGGGCGACGACGTGCTCCACGCCCTGGCCCGGATCATCACGGCCCACGCCATCCAGTATCAGGGATTCGCGGCCCGCTACGGCGGCGAGGAGCTGGTGGTGGCGGTCAGGAACATGCCCCTGGACACCGCCGTGCTCAAGGCCGAGGCCCTGCGCATGGATGTGGAGAACTACGACTTCCGCACCCGCACCGAGGGCCGACTGTCCGAGATCCCGCTTCAGTTCACGGTCTCCATCGGCGTGGCCGAGTGTCGGCCCGACTGGGACGCGGCCAGGCTGATCAGCGCGGCAGACACGGCCATGTACGAGGCCAAAGCCCATGGCCGCAACCGGGTGAACGCGTACCGAAAACCCTGA
- a CDS encoding HD-GYP domain-containing protein translates to MGDFSVYLWQGGDFVLYTVSGQKFTVRHRKTLHDNGVREVYVQSSEKPQYELYIERNLGTILLDETLPIEVRSQVFYEASTVVMQDIFDHKLPSAVRARHFSRITEIVKNSIRFLASDKTLSAVAPFISHDYKTYTHCMHVFIYSVAVFQAFDMSEADTYECGLGALLHDIGKARIPRRILNKRGSLTQAERDVIKEHPVHGVSMCAHLPMTQNTINCILFHHEKLDGTGYPAGLRRESIPLPVRIISVSDIYDALTTARPYAEAMPPYEALTLIRHQMRDGVDMDIFKRFVAVLSGADMI, encoded by the coding sequence TTGGGGGATTTCTCCGTCTACCTCTGGCAGGGGGGGGACTTTGTCCTCTACACCGTCTCCGGCCAGAAGTTCACGGTCCGGCACCGCAAGACCCTGCACGACAACGGGGTGCGCGAAGTCTATGTCCAAAGCTCGGAAAAGCCCCAGTACGAGCTGTACATAGAGCGCAACCTGGGCACCATCCTGCTTGACGAAACCCTGCCCATCGAGGTCCGCTCCCAGGTTTTCTACGAGGCCTCCACCGTGGTCATGCAGGACATCTTCGACCACAAGCTGCCAAGCGCGGTCCGGGCCAGACATTTTTCCCGCATCACCGAGATCGTCAAGAACTCCATCCGTTTTCTGGCCTCGGACAAGACCCTGTCCGCCGTGGCTCCGTTCATCTCCCACGACTACAAGACCTACACCCACTGCATGCACGTGTTCATCTACTCGGTGGCCGTGTTCCAGGCCTTTGACATGAGCGAAGCGGACACTTACGAGTGCGGCCTGGGCGCGCTGCTGCACGACATCGGCAAGGCCAGGATCCCCCGGCGCATCCTGAACAAGCGCGGCTCCCTGACCCAGGCCGAACGCGACGTGATCAAGGAGCACCCGGTCCACGGCGTGTCCATGTGCGCCCATCTGCCCATGACCCAGAACACCATCAACTGCATCCTCTTCCACCACGAGAAGCTCGACGGCACGGGCTACCCGGCGGGTCTCAGGCGCGAGAGCATCCCCCTGCCCGTGCGCATCATCTCCGTGTCCGACATCTACGACGCCCTGACCACGGCCCGGCCCTACGCCGAGGCCATGCCCCCCTACGAGGCCCTGACCCTTATCCGTCACCAGATGCGCGACGGAGTGGACATGGACATCTTCAAGAGGTTCGTGGCCGTCCTGAGCGGCGCAGACATGATCTGA
- a CDS encoding glycosyltransferase family 2 protein, whose product MSAPALSIIVPNHNYGRYLPRLAASLAGQQGGLDAVELILVDDGSTDDSRQEAAALKALPLAGFSALWLDHCGHPGPVRNAGFARAQGGLILCLDPDDIPGPGYLAACLNALAERPDAHLAYTDYTHIEDGHARDIPLPDFDPGLLRVQNILPPAAVIRRKVWEASVGYRANTAYEDWDFWVQAAVNGFGFARVPGPRFGHPMHGANLSYAARKNDARAKAAIVLNNALFFPAGVRHWADAVMTGQSWADPGPRGIIPTLDVVRSMLARSDTDRG is encoded by the coding sequence ATGAGCGCCCCGGCCCTCTCCATCATCGTCCCCAACCACAACTACGGACGCTACCTCCCCCGGCTGGCCGCCAGTCTGGCCGGGCAGCAGGGCGGCCTCGACGCTGTGGAGCTGATCCTGGTGGACGACGGCTCCACCGATGACTCGCGCCAGGAGGCCGCAGCCCTCAAGGCGCTCCCCCTGGCCGGATTCTCGGCCCTGTGGCTCGACCACTGCGGCCACCCCGGCCCGGTGCGCAACGCGGGATTCGCCAGGGCGCAGGGCGGGCTGATCCTGTGCCTGGACCCGGACGACATCCCCGGCCCCGGCTACCTGGCCGCCTGTCTGAACGCCCTGGCCGAGCGGCCCGACGCCCATCTGGCCTACACCGATTACACCCACATCGAAGACGGCCACGCCCGCGACATCCCCCTGCCGGACTTCGACCCCGGGCTGCTGCGCGTGCAGAACATCCTGCCGCCCGCAGCCGTCATTCGCCGCAAGGTCTGGGAGGCGTCGGTCGGCTACCGCGCCAACACCGCCTACGAGGACTGGGACTTCTGGGTCCAGGCCGCGGTCAACGGCTTCGGCTTTGCGCGCGTGCCCGGCCCCCGGTTCGGCCACCCCATGCACGGGGCCAACCTCTCCTATGCCGCCAGAAAGAACGACGCCCGCGCCAAGGCGGCCATTGTCCTGAACAACGCCCTCTTCTTTCCCGCTGGGGTGCGCCACTGGGCAGACGCGGTCATGACCGGCCAATCCTGGGCCGATCCCGGCCCGCGCGGCATCATCCCCACCCTGGACGTGGTCAGGTCCATGCTCGCCCGAAGCGATACGGACAGAGGCTGA